One region of Candidatus Poribacteria bacterium genomic DNA includes:
- a CDS encoding sigma-54-dependent Fis family transcriptional regulator has protein sequence METILIVDDEKNTLKMLSQGLKMRGYQALTAASGEEALQQCIKSDVDLVLLDIRMENGMDGVQTLVKLRERYPELNVVMMSAQQDIEIAVKTMELGAKRYITKPISIDKILSSVQPFLDISRLSQENEILKSQITPADEMVGESAVISHLRLQIQRVAGSKLGVLISGENGTGKQLVANAIHRQSRRAAKTFIPLNCAALPDELIESELFGHERGAFTGADSRRQGRFELAHGGTIFLDEIGDMSLKAQAKVLRVIETGEVERLGGNQIRTVDVRIIAATNKHLPEEIEKGRFRRDLFYRLNVVPITVPPLRERTEDIPLLVKYFAERLQLNIASTPKVIDPGAYAVFQNYSWPGNIRELKNIVERLLIMVNREVVMAPDVAEALSLVRQSTSSYSSPVADGALNPYDQGTLQSSLGIPLYKPGTTLSKMMDAAEAQCILAALEENKWNIRRTAEALKVERSNLYKKMNRYGISRPSSAS, from the coding sequence ATGGAAACTATTCTGATTGTAGATGACGAAAAAAATACGCTTAAGATGTTGTCCCAAGGACTCAAGATGCGCGGGTATCAGGCTCTTACAGCTGCGAGTGGTGAAGAAGCATTGCAACAGTGCATCAAGTCCGATGTGGATCTTGTGCTGTTAGATATCCGCATGGAAAATGGAATGGATGGTGTTCAGACGCTTGTAAAACTTCGTGAACGCTACCCGGAATTAAATGTAGTAATGATGTCTGCACAGCAAGATATTGAAATTGCTGTTAAAACAATGGAGCTCGGTGCGAAGCGGTATATTACAAAACCGATCAGTATTGATAAAATTCTCTCCAGTGTCCAACCGTTTTTAGATATATCGCGCTTATCGCAAGAAAATGAGATTCTGAAATCACAAATTACACCCGCCGACGAAATGGTAGGTGAGAGTGCCGTTATTTCGCATCTCCGCTTGCAGATTCAGCGGGTCGCGGGAAGCAAACTCGGTGTCTTAATCTCTGGCGAGAATGGCACGGGTAAGCAACTTGTTGCGAATGCGATCCATCGACAGAGCAGACGTGCCGCGAAAACCTTCATCCCCCTCAACTGCGCCGCTTTACCCGATGAACTCATTGAGAGTGAACTCTTTGGACATGAACGCGGCGCATTCACCGGTGCTGACTCGCGAAGGCAGGGGCGCTTTGAACTCGCTCATGGTGGCACGATCTTCCTTGATGAAATTGGCGATATGAGTTTAAAAGCGCAGGCAAAGGTTCTTCGCGTCATTGAAACCGGCGAAGTTGAACGGCTCGGAGGAAATCAGATTCGGACGGTAGATGTGCGAATTATCGCAGCGACGAACAAACACCTCCCCGAGGAAATTGAGAAGGGGCGGTTTCGGCGGGATCTTTTCTATCGACTTAATGTCGTGCCTATTACCGTTCCACCGCTCCGAGAACGGACAGAGGATATTCCCCTGTTAGTAAAATACTTCGCCGAGCGTTTACAACTCAATATTGCATCCACCCCGAAAGTCATTGATCCAGGGGCTTATGCTGTGTTTCAAAATTACAGTTGGCCCGGGAACATCCGGGAGTTGAAAAACATCGTTGAACGCCTCCTTATTATGGTAAATCGAGAGGTCGTCATGGCACCCGATGTCGCCGAGGCTTTGTCATTGGTGCGGCAATCCACGTCCTCGTATTCATCGCCTGTAGCGGATGGAGCACTCAACCCCTACGATCAAGGTACCTTGCAGTCCTCTCTCGGGATACCGCTCTACAAACCCGGAACGACGCTGAGTAAAATGATGGATGCTGCCGAAGCGCAATGTATCCTTGCGGCTTTGGAAGAGAATAAGTGGAACATCCGACGGACCGCAGAAGCATTAAAGGTGGAGCGGAGTAACTTGTACAAAAAGATGAACCGGTATGGCATTTCTCGACCGAGTTCTGCGAGTTGA
- a CDS encoding type II secretion system protein GspG — MLQKNINENNGMTRLQLLILVIIAIIIVALSFPPWQEYRKVSAADIDVETIAVAIKKYFKHTGGYPTNLGALVTDTGIEGWRGNYLESIPETPWGGNYVLQQDAYKVGIAKNHPRVPEKYRIGGVAEISRVYHADARLGEKYWW, encoded by the coding sequence ATGCTACAGAAAAACATCAACGAAAATAACGGGATGACTCGACTTCAACTGCTCATCCTTGTTATTATAGCCATTATCATTGTGGCACTTTCTTTCCCACCGTGGCAGGAGTATCGAAAGGTGAGCGCGGCGGATATAGATGTCGAAACCATTGCTGTTGCCATCAAGAAGTACTTCAAGCACACCGGTGGGTATCCAACGAATTTAGGTGCTTTGGTGACGGATACTGGCATTGAAGGATGGCGTGGTAACTATCTGGAGTCTATTCCTGAAACACCTTGGGGTGGGAATTATGTTCTCCAGCAAGATGCCTATAAGGTGGGGATTGCAAAAAATCACCCGCGTGTCCCTGAAAAATATCGCATCGGTGGTGTCGCGGAGATTAGTAGAGTCTACCATGCGGACGCGCGCCTCGGTGAAAAGTATTGGTGGTAG
- a CDS encoding prepilin peptidase yields MWVFILLFGLAVGSFLNVCIYRIPLPDVSIHSPRRSFCPECNEPINFYDNIPVLSYLLLLGRCRSCKAKISVIYPLVELATAALFLLMFYQFGLTLEFLLAIAFIAVLLPISVIDARHYIIPNVLIVTGLILGLVIVCGIAYQRADVWYLLTRLIGAVAGWTVLWLIAVIGSAILRKKAMGGGDLKLMALNGLFLGAWPELLMVIAFSALSGAIVGSALILSGRKSRQSPIPYGPFLAGAAVLVLLWGDTLWSTYLRFVGWH; encoded by the coding sequence ATGTGGGTCTTTATTCTCCTTTTTGGTTTGGCAGTCGGCAGTTTTCTCAATGTATGTATCTACCGTATTCCGCTCCCAGACGTGTCGATTCATTCCCCACGTCGCTCTTTTTGCCCTGAATGTAATGAACCGATAAACTTTTACGACAACATTCCGGTTTTAAGTTATCTGCTTTTGCTGGGAAGGTGTCGGTCTTGTAAGGCGAAGATTTCCGTTATATACCCGTTGGTTGAGTTAGCGACGGCTGCCCTGTTTCTACTCATGTTCTACCAGTTCGGGTTAACCCTCGAATTTCTACTCGCAATCGCCTTCATTGCTGTGTTGTTGCCGATCTCTGTCATCGATGCCAGGCACTACATTATTCCAAATGTCCTCATCGTGACGGGGTTGATTCTCGGTTTGGTGATTGTCTGTGGGATCGCGTATCAGCGTGCCGATGTTTGGTATCTGCTTACACGTCTCATCGGTGCCGTTGCTGGATGGACGGTGTTATGGTTGATCGCCGTAATTGGGAGCGCGATCTTACGCAAGAAAGCAATGGGCGGTGGCGACCTCAAACTGATGGCACTCAACGGATTGTTCCTCGGTGCGTGGCCCGAACTCCTGATGGTGATCGCCTTCTCTGCCCTAAGTGGAGCAATCGTCGGGAGTGCCTTGATTCTCTCCGGACGCAAAAGTCGGCAGAGTCCTATCCCGTATGGACCCTTCCTTGCAGGTGCCGCTGTGCTTGTGCTTCTATGGGGAGACACGCTCTGGAGTACCTATTTGCGGTTCGTTGGCTGGCATTAA
- a CDS encoding SUMF1/EgtB/PvdO family nonheme iron enzyme, producing the protein MKNPGTLSTFFTDVKSVRVLRGGSWVSNAKFVRVSDRTRFTPRITNKARGFRCVRPVTP; encoded by the coding sequence ATGAAAAACCCAGGCACACTGTCTACCTTTTTTACGGATGTTAAAAGCGTCCGTGTGTTGCGCGGCGGCTCTTGGGTAAGTAACGCCAAGTTTGTGCGAGTTTCCGATCGCACACGGTTCACCCCTCGGATTACAAACAAGGCTCGCGGTTTCCGCTGTGTGAGACCTGTAACACCTTAA
- a CDS encoding nitroreductase: MDVKDAILSRRTIFKFKPEPVPNDVIEQVFSFGIWAPNHHVTEPWRFTVIGEETKLILADRYREIKIEDTPDHVDAENLAKIGELAYEKFMSKPTIIAVSCLQEGDEQRRREDYAAACCAVQNVQLAAWDAGVGMQWSTGRITLEEQTYQLLGIDTSQEYIIGFFYTGYPADIGAPKRQPAGEFIRWVA, encoded by the coding sequence ATGGATGTTAAAGACGCAATTCTTTCACGACGCACCATTTTTAAGTTTAAACCGGAACCGGTGCCGAACGATGTCATCGAACAGGTTTTCAGCTTTGGGATATGGGCACCCAATCACCATGTCACAGAGCCGTGGCGGTTCACTGTCATCGGTGAGGAGACGAAACTGATTCTTGCAGACCGCTACCGCGAAATTAAGATTGAGGATACCCCCGATCACGTTGATGCCGAGAATCTTGCCAAAATCGGTGAATTGGCTTACGAGAAATTCATGTCCAAGCCGACGATTATTGCCGTGTCATGCCTACAGGAGGGTGATGAGCAACGTCGACGGGAAGATTATGCCGCTGCCTGCTGTGCGGTGCAGAACGTCCAGCTCGCTGCATGGGATGCTGGCGTCGGAATGCAGTGGAGCACCGGCAGAATTACGCTTGAAGAGCAGACGTATCAATTGCTCGGAATTGATACGTCACAAGAGTACATCATCGGCTTCTTCTACACAGGGTATCCCGCCGACATCGGCGCACCGAAACGACAACCCGCAGGCGAGTTTATCCGCTGGGTGGCATAA